In Bos indicus isolate NIAB-ARS_2022 breed Sahiwal x Tharparkar chromosome 19, NIAB-ARS_B.indTharparkar_mat_pri_1.0, whole genome shotgun sequence, the following proteins share a genomic window:
- the RSAD1 gene encoding radical S-adenosyl methionine domain-containing protein 1, mitochondrial isoform X1, producing MALPRSQARGWVKAAKMAQRRRPADDTGGPQSPAPGSQRAALYVHWPYCEKRCSYCNFNKYIPRGVDEAALRRCLVIEAQTLLRLSGVRRVESVFFGGGTPSLASPHTVAAVLEAVAQAAHLPADSEVTLEANPTSASGSRLAAFGAAGVNRLSIGLQSLDDTELQLLGRTHSARDALQTLAEAQRLFPGRVSVDLMLGLPAQQVGPWLRQLQGLLRCCDDHVSLYQLSLERGTTLFTQVQQGALPAPDPELAAEMYQEGRAVLREAGFRQYEVSNFARNGALSTHNWTYWQCGQYLGVGPGAHGRFIPQGAGGHTREARIQTLEPDSWMKEVMLFGHGTRRRVPLSELELLEEVLAMGLRTDVGITHQHWQQFEPQLTLWDLFGASKEVKELQEQGLLLLDHRGLRCSWEGLAVLDSLLLSLLSRLQEAWQQRTPSSVPRG from the exons ATGGCCCTCCCGCGGTCCCAGGCCCGCGGCTGGGTGAAGGCCGCCAAGATGGCTCAGAGGCGCCGCCCCGCGGACGACACGGGAGGACCCCAGAGTCCTGCGCCCGGGAGCCAGCGCGCCGCGCTTTACGTCCAc tggCCCTACTGCGAGAAGCGCTGTAGTTACTGCAACTTCAACAAGTACATCCCCCGTGGTGTGGACGAGGCTGCTCTGAGGCGCTGCCTGGTGATCGAGGCTCAGACGCTGCTGCGACTCAGCGGAGTGCGACG AGTGGAGTCTGTGTTCTTTGGTGGGGGTACCCCCAGTCTGGCCAGCCCCCATACTGTGGCAGCTGTCCTGGAGGCAGTGGCCCAGGCAGCTCACCTGCCTGCAGACTCCGAAGTCACGCTGGAGGCCAACCCCACTTCGGCCTCAGGCTCCAGGCTGGCAGCATTTGGGGCAGCAGGAGTCAACAGGTTGTCCATTGGCCTCCAG TCTCTAGATGACACTGAGCTCCAGCTGCTGGGGAGGACACACTCGGCCAGGGATGCTCTGCAGACCCTGGCAGAGGCCCAGCGCCTCTTCCCAGGGCGTGTTTCTGTGGACCTGATGCTAGGACTGCCGGCACAGCAGGTGGGGCCGTGGCTCAGGCAGCTGCAGGGACTGCTGCGCTGCTGTGATGACCACGTGTCCCTCTACCAGCTGTCCCTGGAGCGGGGCACCACACTCTTCACCCAGGTGCAGCAGGGTGCCCTTCCTGCCCCGGACCCCGAACTGGCCGCTGAGATGTACCAGGAGGGACGGGCAGTCCTGCGGGAGGCTGGCTTTCGCCAATATGAGGTCTCCAACTTTGCCCGGAAT GGGGCGCTTAGTACCCACAATTGGACTTACTGGCAGTGTGGTCAGTACCTTGGCGTTGGGCCCG GGGCCCATGGGCGATTTATACCCCAGGGGGCCGGGGGCCACACCCGAGAGGCTCGGATCCAGACCCTAGAGCCTGACAGCTGGATGAAGGAGGTGATGCTGTTTGGTCACGGCACCCGGAGGCGCGTCCCCCTGAGTGAGCTGGAGCT GCTGGAGGAAGTTTTGGCCATGGGGCTACGCACAGACGTGGGCATCACTCACCAG CACTGGCAGCAGTTTGAGCCCCAGCTGACCCTGTGGGACCTGTTTGGAGCCAGCAAGGAGGTGAAGGAGCTACAGGAGCAGGGCCTGTTGCTGCTGGATCACAG GGGTCTTCGGTGTTCCTGGGAGGGGCTGGCTGTGCTGGACTCTCTGTTGCTGTCCCTTCTATCTCGGCTCCAAGAGGCCTGGCAGCAGAGAACCCCCTCTTCCGTGCCCAGAGGATAG
- the RSAD1 gene encoding radical S-adenosyl methionine domain-containing protein 1, mitochondrial isoform X3, whose product MALPRSQARGWVKAAKMAQRRRPADDTGGPQSPAPGSQRAALYVHWPYCEKRCSYCNFNKYIPRGVDEAALRRCLVIEAQTLLRLSGVRRVESVFFGGGTPSLASPHTVAAVLEAVAQAAHLPADSEVTLEANPTSASGSRLAAFGAAGVNRLSIGLQSLDDTELQLLGRTHSARDALQTLAEAQRLFPGRVSVDLMLGLPAQQVGPWLRQLQGLLRCCDDHVSLYQLSLERGTTLFTQVQQGALPAPDPELAAEMYQEGRAVLREAGFRQYEVSNFARNGALSTHNWTYWQCGQYLGVGPGAHGRFIPQGAGGHTREARIQTLEPDSWMKEVMLFGHGTRRRVPLSELELLEEVLAMGLRTDVGITHQGLFQ is encoded by the exons ATGGCCCTCCCGCGGTCCCAGGCCCGCGGCTGGGTGAAGGCCGCCAAGATGGCTCAGAGGCGCCGCCCCGCGGACGACACGGGAGGACCCCAGAGTCCTGCGCCCGGGAGCCAGCGCGCCGCGCTTTACGTCCAc tggCCCTACTGCGAGAAGCGCTGTAGTTACTGCAACTTCAACAAGTACATCCCCCGTGGTGTGGACGAGGCTGCTCTGAGGCGCTGCCTGGTGATCGAGGCTCAGACGCTGCTGCGACTCAGCGGAGTGCGACG AGTGGAGTCTGTGTTCTTTGGTGGGGGTACCCCCAGTCTGGCCAGCCCCCATACTGTGGCAGCTGTCCTGGAGGCAGTGGCCCAGGCAGCTCACCTGCCTGCAGACTCCGAAGTCACGCTGGAGGCCAACCCCACTTCGGCCTCAGGCTCCAGGCTGGCAGCATTTGGGGCAGCAGGAGTCAACAGGTTGTCCATTGGCCTCCAG TCTCTAGATGACACTGAGCTCCAGCTGCTGGGGAGGACACACTCGGCCAGGGATGCTCTGCAGACCCTGGCAGAGGCCCAGCGCCTCTTCCCAGGGCGTGTTTCTGTGGACCTGATGCTAGGACTGCCGGCACAGCAGGTGGGGCCGTGGCTCAGGCAGCTGCAGGGACTGCTGCGCTGCTGTGATGACCACGTGTCCCTCTACCAGCTGTCCCTGGAGCGGGGCACCACACTCTTCACCCAGGTGCAGCAGGGTGCCCTTCCTGCCCCGGACCCCGAACTGGCCGCTGAGATGTACCAGGAGGGACGGGCAGTCCTGCGGGAGGCTGGCTTTCGCCAATATGAGGTCTCCAACTTTGCCCGGAAT GGGGCGCTTAGTACCCACAATTGGACTTACTGGCAGTGTGGTCAGTACCTTGGCGTTGGGCCCG GGGCCCATGGGCGATTTATACCCCAGGGGGCCGGGGGCCACACCCGAGAGGCTCGGATCCAGACCCTAGAGCCTGACAGCTGGATGAAGGAGGTGATGCTGTTTGGTCACGGCACCCGGAGGCGCGTCCCCCTGAGTGAGCTGGAGCT GCTGGAGGAAGTTTTGGCCATGGGGCTACGCACAGACGTGGGCATCACTCACCAG ggtcttttccagtga
- the RSAD1 gene encoding radical S-adenosyl methionine domain-containing protein 1, mitochondrial isoform X2 yields MALPRSQARGWVKAAKMAQRRRPADDTGGPQSPAPGSQRAALYVHWPYCEKRCSYCNFNKYIPRGVDEAALRRCLVIEAQTLLRLSGVRRVESVFFGGGTPSLASPHTVAAVLEAVAQAAHLPADSEVTLEANPTSASGSRLAAFGAAGVNRLSIGLQSLDDTELQLLGRTHSARDALQTLAEAQRLFPGRVSVDLMLGLPAQQVQQGALPAPDPELAAEMYQEGRAVLREAGFRQYEVSNFARNGALSTHNWTYWQCGQYLGVGPGAHGRFIPQGAGGHTREARIQTLEPDSWMKEVMLFGHGTRRRVPLSELELLEEVLAMGLRTDVGITHQHWQQFEPQLTLWDLFGASKEVKELQEQGLLLLDHRGLRCSWEGLAVLDSLLLSLLSRLQEAWQQRTPSSVPRG; encoded by the exons ATGGCCCTCCCGCGGTCCCAGGCCCGCGGCTGGGTGAAGGCCGCCAAGATGGCTCAGAGGCGCCGCCCCGCGGACGACACGGGAGGACCCCAGAGTCCTGCGCCCGGGAGCCAGCGCGCCGCGCTTTACGTCCAc tggCCCTACTGCGAGAAGCGCTGTAGTTACTGCAACTTCAACAAGTACATCCCCCGTGGTGTGGACGAGGCTGCTCTGAGGCGCTGCCTGGTGATCGAGGCTCAGACGCTGCTGCGACTCAGCGGAGTGCGACG AGTGGAGTCTGTGTTCTTTGGTGGGGGTACCCCCAGTCTGGCCAGCCCCCATACTGTGGCAGCTGTCCTGGAGGCAGTGGCCCAGGCAGCTCACCTGCCTGCAGACTCCGAAGTCACGCTGGAGGCCAACCCCACTTCGGCCTCAGGCTCCAGGCTGGCAGCATTTGGGGCAGCAGGAGTCAACAGGTTGTCCATTGGCCTCCAG TCTCTAGATGACACTGAGCTCCAGCTGCTGGGGAGGACACACTCGGCCAGGGATGCTCTGCAGACCCTGGCAGAGGCCCAGCGCCTCTTCCCAGGGCGTGTTTCTGTGGACCTGATGCTAGGACTGCCGGCACAGCAG GTGCAGCAGGGTGCCCTTCCTGCCCCGGACCCCGAACTGGCCGCTGAGATGTACCAGGAGGGACGGGCAGTCCTGCGGGAGGCTGGCTTTCGCCAATATGAGGTCTCCAACTTTGCCCGGAAT GGGGCGCTTAGTACCCACAATTGGACTTACTGGCAGTGTGGTCAGTACCTTGGCGTTGGGCCCG GGGCCCATGGGCGATTTATACCCCAGGGGGCCGGGGGCCACACCCGAGAGGCTCGGATCCAGACCCTAGAGCCTGACAGCTGGATGAAGGAGGTGATGCTGTTTGGTCACGGCACCCGGAGGCGCGTCCCCCTGAGTGAGCTGGAGCT GCTGGAGGAAGTTTTGGCCATGGGGCTACGCACAGACGTGGGCATCACTCACCAG CACTGGCAGCAGTTTGAGCCCCAGCTGACCCTGTGGGACCTGTTTGGAGCCAGCAAGGAGGTGAAGGAGCTACAGGAGCAGGGCCTGTTGCTGCTGGATCACAG GGGTCTTCGGTGTTCCTGGGAGGGGCTGGCTGTGCTGGACTCTCTGTTGCTGTCCCTTCTATCTCGGCTCCAAGAGGCCTGGCAGCAGAGAACCCCCTCTTCCGTGCCCAGAGGATAG